The Hypanus sabinus isolate sHypSab1 chromosome X1, sHypSab1.hap1, whole genome shotgun sequence genome window below encodes:
- the rab5c gene encoding ras-related protein Rab-5C isoform X2, with translation MAGRGGTARSNGPAAGNKICQFKLVLLGESAVGKSSLVLRFVKGQFHEYQESTIGAAFLTQTVCLDDTTVKFEIWDTAGQERYHSLAPMYYRGAQAAIVVYDITNTEAQAYAEDNSLLFMETSAKTAMNVNEIFMAIAKKLPKNEPQNAGGTSGRTRGVDLQETSPQSRSQCCSN, from the exons ATGGCGGGTCGGGGTGGCACGGCTCGATCCAATGGACCAGCCGCTGGAAACAAAATCTGTCAGTTTAAATTGGTTCTCCTGGGTGAATCGGCAGTGGGTAAATCCAGCCTCGTTTTACGCTTTGTGAAAGGACAGTTTCATGAATACCAGGAAAGCACAATTGGAG CTGCCTTTCTAACACAGACAGTCTGTTTGGATGACACAACTGTTAAATTTGAGATCTGGGATACTGCTGGGCAGGAGAGATATCACAGCTTGGCACCAATGTACTACAGAGGGGCACAGGCTGCCATTGTGGTCTATGATATAACTAACACA GAAGCACAAGCATATGCAGAAGACAACAGCTTGCTGTTCATGGAGACATCAGCAAAGACAGCAATGAATGTGAATGAAATATTTATGGCCATAG CCAAAAAGCTGCCAAAAAATGAACCTCAGAATGCAGGTGGAACCTCAGGACGAACCAGAGGCGTAGACCTCCAGGAGACCAGTCCACAGAGTCGGAGCCAGTGCTGCAGCAATTAA
- the rab5c gene encoding ras-related protein Rab-5C isoform X1: protein MAGRGGTARSNGPAAGNKICQFKLVLLGESAVGKSSLVLRFVKGQFHEYQESTIGAAFLTQTVCLDDTTVKFEIWDTAGQERYHSLAPMYYRGAQAAIVVYDITNTDTFARAKNWVKELQRQASPNIVIALAGNKADLANKRAVEFQEAQAYAEDNSLLFMETSAKTAMNVNEIFMAIAKKLPKNEPQNAGGTSGRTRGVDLQETSPQSRSQCCSN, encoded by the exons ATGGCGGGTCGGGGTGGCACGGCTCGATCCAATGGACCAGCCGCTGGAAACAAAATCTGTCAGTTTAAATTGGTTCTCCTGGGTGAATCGGCAGTGGGTAAATCCAGCCTCGTTTTACGCTTTGTGAAAGGACAGTTTCATGAATACCAGGAAAGCACAATTGGAG CTGCCTTTCTAACACAGACAGTCTGTTTGGATGACACAACTGTTAAATTTGAGATCTGGGATACTGCTGGGCAGGAGAGATATCACAGCTTGGCACCAATGTACTACAGAGGGGCACAGGCTGCCATTGTGGTCTATGATATAACTAACACA GATACATTTGCACGGGCTAAGAACTGGGTAAAGGAACTGCAGCGACAAGCCAGTCCAAATATAGTGATTGCATTAGCTGGGAACAAGGCTGACCTTGCAAATAAAAGAGCAGTGGAATTTCAG GAAGCACAAGCATATGCAGAAGACAACAGCTTGCTGTTCATGGAGACATCAGCAAAGACAGCAATGAATGTGAATGAAATATTTATGGCCATAG CCAAAAAGCTGCCAAAAAATGAACCTCAGAATGCAGGTGGAACCTCAGGACGAACCAGAGGCGTAGACCTCCAGGAGACCAGTCCACAGAGTCGGAGCCAGTGCTGCAGCAATTAA